A window of Cheilinus undulatus linkage group 1, ASM1832078v1, whole genome shotgun sequence contains these coding sequences:
- the wdr93 gene encoding WD repeat-containing protein 93, with protein sequence MGVCKAEIPRKEIPTLQLSPAAQLPEGTNCLACSEDGRYLSMGHSQGLSVWCASSLVCVAEWLQDTLEITFNQMTRMAETVYLLGTVDDMGVARIFAYQSERVHLLSVINPMENVNKRSICLSFELSEGGDYGVASMSCNGDVWLEVYQLPTEIWMKQLETVPLQKQDPSGEVDAEWSQFAVVLKIKPAGTTLHKHKDMKLTDFFTHCLSLDVETNSNCQRRCTHHFLLPCGQSPDNDKTELQPGLPVAVCVWWSGSYNLLQYSLHTFPKKKIDVEPMPDVVWPNSEEILCSAASRCTRFVAVGLVGAMVCIWDRQSGYPLSVVSISAADSAFSSVKFKDCWPESVEDLQIFTAKVHFLVLCKSGAIFRITTGRGTQSCVMQPIKRPVDSRDLPTVTTSVPFLQSLLLMVQRNGKMFLQDVTNQTTVCCLSLPLSHLITTPCKPVYALSAKQKTIFIQGDPDPSFSAPSEEGRQSQLFIFCFDESDITKKYTVSLPDSPQQHSEACVNLEKSCNLYLKHRVLSVDERANAVTQKWKQLQETAGTLLLQHSQMRKCSSL encoded by the exons ATGGGGGTTTGCAAAGCAGAAATACCGAGAAAGGAAATACCTACTTTGCAGTTGTCCCCTGCAGCACAG CTTCCAGAGGGAACAAATTGCCTGGCATGCTCTGAAGATGGCAGGTACCTCAgtatgggtcactctcagggcTTGTCTGTGTGGTGTGCATCATCTCTCGTCTGTGTAGCAGAGTGGCTTCAGGACACCCTGGAAATAACTTTTAATCAAATGACCAGAATGGCTGAAACCGTCTATCTGCTGGGCACTGTTGATGATATGG GTGTTGCCAGAATTTTTGCCTATCAGTCTGAACGTGTTCACCTTCTCAGTGTTATTAACCCCATG gaaaatgtgaacaaaagGAGCATTTGTTTGTCATTTGAGTTGTCTGAAGGAGGAGATTATGGAGTTGCATCAATGAGCT GTAATGGTGATGTTTGGCTGGAGGTTTATCAGCTCCCCACAGAAATATGGATGAAGCAGTTAGAGACGGTGCCATTACAAAAACAG GACCCCTCTGGAGAGGTAGATGCTGAATGGTCTCAGTTTGCTGTGGTGCTAAAAATCAAACCAGCAG GGACAACACTACACAAGCACAAGGATATGAAGCTGACAGACTTTTTCACACACTGTTTGTCTCTAGATGTAGAAACCAACAGTAACTGTCAAAG ACGCTGCACCCACCACTTTCTTCTGCCTTGTGGTCAGTCTCCCGATAACGATAAAACAGAGTTACAGCCAG GACTGCCTGttgctgtctgtgtgtggtggagTGGCAGCTATAATCTTCTTCAGTATTCGCTGCACACATtcccaaagaaaaaaatag ATGTTGAACCAATGCCAGATGTGGTATGGCCAAATTCAGAGGAAATCCTCTGCTCCGCTGCTAGTAGATGCACCCGATTTGTGGCTGTTGGGCTTGTTGGTGCCATGGTGTGTATCTGGGACAGGCAATCTG GGTATCCTTTATCGGTAGTCTCCATATCAGCAGCAGACAGTGCCTTCTCCAGTGTGAAATTTAAAGATTGCTGGCCTGAGTCTGTTGAGgatttgcagatttttacagcaaaagTCCACTTTTTAGTGTTGTGTAAAAGTGGAGCAATTTTTAGAATCACAACAGGACGAGGGACACAGTCCTGCGTAATGCAGCCCATTAAAAG GCCAGTAGATAGCAGGGACCTGCCAACTGTCACTACATCAGTGCCCTTCCTGCAGAGCTTG ctgctcatggtgcaaagaaatggaaaaatgttccTTCAAGATGTCACCAACCAAACCACTGTGTGCTGTCTCAGTCTTCCTCTATCTCATCTGATTACTACTCCATGCAAGCCTGTCTATGCACTGAGTGCCAAACAGAAAACTATCTTTATACAGG GTGACCCTGACCCTAGCTTCAGTGCACCTTCTGAGGAAGGACGCCAGAGTCaacttttcattttctgttttgatgAGTCTGACATCACAAAGAAATATACTGTTTCACTCCCAGACTCTCCACAACAACATAGCGAGGCCTGTGTTAATCTGGAGAAAAGCTGCAATCTCTACTTGAAGCATAG AGTACTGTCTGTGGATGAAAGAGCTAATGCTGTAACACAGAAATGGAAGCAACTACAGGAAACTGCAGGAACATTACTGCTGCAACACAGCCAGATGAGGAAATGCA GTTCCCTGTAA